One window from the genome of Deinococcus arcticus encodes:
- a CDS encoding acyltransferase — MADPPPLSPAPVPAAPEPAASPAPLAQGPDAPPLEAEPAPPPGARLSAIDLFRGLTILEVVGHHTTGVAMRWFQPETTAHLAALLLNRTLHFAVPAFVFLSAVVLTRSLLKRFEPGRYFWRRLTRGGWPYLLWSALYIGWYVWTGQREPETLTDWARWRDWLLYGKASYHLYFLLVALEVYLVLPLLLPLARRRPSITAALLLGLALQLGLYFLNREVLRLPFPASTVLWYMLPVVLGMAVGARLDEFTAWWQRRRWTLLPFLIGAYLVYLPTALAYARGEAVTPVVYSGLSWVYTSLTALTLLGLAYRLARSTRLPWLRTGVGLLGTVSLQVYLIHPALLQALEKYMTPDGPPWRVALTLLAYFVVALVLPALLGRALLKTRLSTLLFGR, encoded by the coding sequence ATGGCCGACCCGCCCCCGCTCTCCCCTGCTCCTGTTCCTGCGGCGCCCGAGCCCGCTGCCAGTCCGGCCCCCCTTGCCCAGGGACCGGACGCCCCGCCTCTGGAAGCCGAACCTGCTCCCCCGCCCGGTGCCCGCCTTTCGGCCATTGACCTGTTTCGTGGGCTGACCATTCTGGAAGTGGTGGGGCACCACACGACCGGCGTGGCCATGCGCTGGTTCCAGCCCGAAACGACGGCGCATCTGGCCGCGCTGCTGCTGAACCGCACCCTGCACTTTGCGGTGCCCGCCTTCGTGTTCCTGTCGGCGGTGGTGCTGACCCGCAGCCTGCTGAAGCGCTTTGAGCCGGGGCGCTATTTCTGGCGGCGCCTGACGCGCGGGGGCTGGCCGTACCTGCTCTGGAGTGCCCTGTACATCGGCTGGTACGTCTGGACCGGGCAGCGCGAGCCCGAGACCCTGACCGACTGGGCCCGCTGGCGCGACTGGCTGCTGTACGGCAAGGCCAGCTACCACCTGTATTTCCTGCTGGTGGCGCTGGAGGTCTACCTCGTGCTGCCCCTGTTGCTGCCCCTGGCGCGGCGGCGGCCCAGCATCACGGCGGCGCTGCTGCTGGGGCTGGCGCTGCAACTGGGCCTGTATTTCCTGAACCGCGAGGTGCTGCGCCTGCCGTTTCCGGCCAGTACGGTGCTGTGGTACATGCTGCCGGTGGTGCTGGGCATGGCGGTGGGCGCGCGCCTGGACGAATTTACCGCCTGGTGGCAGCGCCGCCGCTGGACCCTGCTGCCCTTCCTGATTGGCGCTTACCTGGTCTACCTGCCCACTGCGCTGGCCTATGCCCGGGGTGAGGCCGTTACGCCAGTGGTGTACAGCGGCCTGAGCTGGGTTTACACCAGCCTGACCGCCCTGACCCTGCTGGGGCTGGCCTACCGCCTGGCCCGGAGCACCCGCCTGCCCTGGCTGCGCACGGGTGTGGGGCTGCTGGGCACGGTCAGTTTGCAGGTGTACCTGATTCACCCGGCGCTGCTGCAGGCCCTGGAAAAGTACATGACGCCCGACGGCCCGCCCTGGCGCGTGGCGCTCACCCTGCTCGCGTACTTCGTGGTGGCGCTGGTGCTGCCCGCGCTGCTGGGCCGGGCACTGCTAAAGACGCGCCTGAGCACGCTGCTGTTCGGGCGGTAA
- a CDS encoding prephenate dehydrogenase, whose translation MTARPDRAAPSLPLFDTAVVAGVGLIGGSVALGLRQRLLARRVIGLDASMDVLREAEALGVVDEVRAGAGEWLRAADLVVLAAPMRALAPLAAELAPYLNPAALVTDVGSVKAGIAAEMERLGVRSFVAGHPMAGSERGGVTHARAALLENAVWVLTPTDHTPLTALSRARTLVEELGAAPVVMPPEAHDALVATISHLPYLASLALTHMVARDERLSLLAAGGFRDLTRVASGDPRMSRDMVVENRAALKDALGRFRRQLERLEADLDEPEELLAAAHEGKRTRDSLPVVRRSLLPQRHDLVVAVPDRPNQIGAVTQALGAAGVNIKDIEVLAIREDGGAIRLGLESPDDVTHAAGILGAAGFEVRGRG comes from the coding sequence ATGACCGCCCGCCCAGACCGCGCCGCGCCCTCCCTGCCCCTGTTCGACACTGCCGTGGTGGCCGGCGTGGGCCTGATTGGCGGCAGCGTGGCCCTGGGGCTGCGCCAGCGCCTGCTGGCCCGGCGGGTGATTGGCCTGGACGCCAGCATGGACGTGTTGCGCGAGGCCGAGGCACTGGGCGTGGTGGACGAGGTGCGCGCCGGGGCCGGTGAGTGGCTGCGCGCCGCTGACCTGGTGGTGCTGGCCGCTCCCATGCGCGCCCTGGCGCCCCTGGCCGCCGAACTGGCCCCGTACCTGAACCCGGCGGCGCTGGTGACCGACGTGGGCAGCGTGAAGGCCGGCATTGCGGCTGAAATGGAGCGGCTGGGGGTGCGGAGCTTTGTGGCCGGGCACCCGATGGCGGGCAGCGAACGCGGCGGGGTGACGCACGCCCGCGCCGCCCTGCTGGAAAATGCCGTGTGGGTGCTGACGCCGACTGACCACACCCCCCTGACGGCCCTGAGTCGCGCCCGCACGCTGGTCGAGGAACTGGGCGCCGCGCCCGTGGTGATGCCACCCGAGGCCCACGACGCGCTGGTGGCGACCATCAGCCACCTGCCGTACCTGGCCAGTCTGGCCCTGACCCATATGGTGGCGCGCGACGAACGCCTGAGCCTGCTGGCCGCCGGAGGCTTCCGCGACCTGACCCGCGTGGCCAGTGGCGACCCCCGCATGAGCCGCGACATGGTGGTGGAAAACCGCGCGGCCTTAAAGGACGCCCTGGGCCGCTTTCGCCGTCAGCTGGAGCGCTTAGAAGCCGACCTGGACGAACCCGAGGAACTGCTGGCTGCCGCCCACGAGGGCAAGCGCACCCGCGACAGCCTCCCCGTGGTGCGCCGCAGCCTGCTGCCCCAGCGCCACGACCTCGTGGTGGCGGTGCCAGACCGGCCCAACCAGATTGGAGCTGTCACGCAGGCGCTGGGCGCAGCAGGCGTGAACATTAAAGACATTGAGGTGCTGGCCATTCGCGAGGACGGCGGCGCCATTCGCCTGGGCCTGGAAAGCCCCGATGACGTGACGCACGCGGCGGGGATTCTGGGCGCGGCGGGGTTCGAGGTGAGGGGGCGGGGGTAA
- a CDS encoding TSUP family transporter, giving the protein MPGPEVLLYGLPLAFLAGFLDAVAGGGGTITLPTLFLMGLSPAQVVATNKLLAIFGSGSATWQYWRGGHVERPLVLRLIPLALTGSALGAFLVRFVDPAVFRTLVGVVILAVGALVLVNKRFGLEDRYPGLTTRTLALTLPGTLVIGLYDGFLGPGTGTFAMFLFSLAGFNLVRSSGNARTLNFATNLGAFFLFLVGGQMVWWLGLSMGAANALGAFVGARMAMLRGSAFVKWVYGVIVLLVSARLFLGG; this is encoded by the coding sequence GTGCCCGGTCCCGAAGTGCTGCTGTACGGCCTGCCCCTCGCTTTTCTTGCCGGTTTTCTGGATGCGGTGGCGGGCGGCGGCGGCACCATCACGCTGCCAACCCTGTTTTTAATGGGCCTGAGCCCCGCGCAGGTGGTCGCCACCAACAAGCTGCTGGCCATCTTCGGGTCTGGCAGCGCCACGTGGCAGTACTGGCGGGGCGGGCATGTGGAGCGGCCCCTGGTGCTGCGCCTGATTCCGCTGGCATTGACAGGCAGCGCGCTGGGCGCTTTTCTGGTGCGTTTCGTGGACCCGGCGGTGTTCCGCACGCTGGTGGGCGTGGTCATTCTGGCGGTGGGCGCCCTGGTGCTGGTCAACAAACGCTTTGGCCTGGAAGACCGCTACCCCGGCCTGACCACCCGCACCCTGGCCCTGACCCTGCCCGGCACCCTGGTGATTGGCCTGTACGACGGCTTTCTGGGGCCCGGCACCGGCACCTTTGCCATGTTCCTATTCTCGCTGGCGGGCTTTAACCTCGTGCGCTCCAGCGGCAACGCGCGCACGCTGAACTTCGCCACCAACCTGGGGGCGTTTTTTCTGTTTCTGGTGGGCGGCCAGATGGTCTGGTGGCTGGGCCTTTCGATGGGCGCCGCCAACGCCCTGGGCGCCTTTGTGGGCGCGCGCATGGCCATGCTGCGCGGCAGCGCTTTTGTGAAATGGGTGTACGGCGTGATTGTGCTGCTGGTGTCGGCCCGGTTGTTTCTGGGGGGATAG
- the msrA gene encoding peptide-methionine (S)-S-oxide reductase MsrA: MTHTAPQLQQAIFAGGCFWCTEAVLKDVRGVQKVESGYIGGHTPKPDYRSVCSGQTGHAEAVRVTFDPAQVAFKDLLGLFFATHDPTTLNRQGADVGTQYRSAVFPLTPEQEAQTREVMADLTRQEVFGRPIVTTIEPASTFHVAEAYHQDYYANNPRQPYCVAVIAPKVAKLRQHYAERLRG, from the coding sequence ATGACCCACACTGCCCCCCAACTGCAACAGGCCATCTTCGCTGGCGGGTGCTTCTGGTGCACCGAAGCGGTGCTCAAAGACGTGCGCGGCGTGCAGAAGGTGGAAAGTGGCTACATTGGCGGCCATACGCCCAAGCCCGATTACCGCAGCGTGTGCAGCGGCCAGACCGGGCACGCCGAGGCGGTCCGGGTCACCTTCGACCCGGCGCAGGTGGCCTTCAAGGATCTGCTGGGCCTGTTTTTCGCCACCCATGACCCCACCACCCTCAACCGCCAGGGCGCGGATGTGGGCACCCAGTACCGCAGCGCCGTCTTTCCCCTGACGCCCGAACAGGAGGCCCAGACGCGCGAGGTTATGGCCGACCTGACCCGCCAGGAGGTGTTCGGCCGCCCCATCGTCACGACCATCGAGCCGGCCAGCACCTTTCACGTGGCCGAGGCCTATCACCAGGACTATTACGCCAACAATCCGCGCCAGCCCTACTGCGTGGCCGTGATTGCCCCCAAGGTGGCCAAGCTGCGCCAGCACTACGCTGAGCGGCTCAGGGGCTGA
- a CDS encoding MOSC domain-containing protein: MNELRVTAVCVGQPTALKVGGRTTVTGIDKHPLPGHVQVTRAGLDGDHVLNRKHHGGPDQAVYAYTMPDYAAWAAELAAPARPGLFGENLTISGLSSAEVRVGDRLTVHGAAGEVVLEVTAPRIPCGTLAAHVREGSFVKRFARMRRPGLYLRVLQEGTVGAGDPVSFTPGDPAAPTLGELFDAYVGEPDLTRDSLQAWLAFPLAQRTRRDLEGRLSKLG; encoded by the coding sequence ATGAACGAACTCAGGGTCACGGCGGTGTGCGTCGGTCAGCCCACCGCGCTGAAGGTGGGTGGGCGCACCACCGTCACGGGCATTGACAAGCACCCCCTGCCGGGCCACGTGCAGGTCACGCGCGCCGGGCTGGACGGCGACCATGTCCTTAACCGCAAGCACCACGGCGGCCCCGACCAGGCGGTGTATGCGTACACCATGCCCGATTACGCGGCCTGGGCCGCCGAACTGGCCGCCCCCGCGCGCCCGGGGCTGTTCGGAGAGAACCTGACCATCAGCGGGCTGTCCTCGGCGGAGGTGCGGGTGGGGGACCGCCTGACGGTTCACGGCGCAGCCGGCGAGGTGGTCCTGGAAGTGACCGCGCCGCGCATTCCCTGCGGCACGCTGGCGGCCCATGTGCGCGAGGGGTCCTTTGTGAAACGCTTTGCCCGCATGCGCCGCCCGGGCCTGTACCTGCGGGTGCTGCAGGAGGGCACCGTGGGGGCAGGCGACCCGGTGAGCTTTACCCCCGGCGACCCGGCGGCCCCCACCCTGGGCGAGCTGTTCGACGCGTACGTGGGCGAGCCGGACCTGACCCGCGACAGCCTGCAGGCGTGGCTGGCCTTTCCCCTGGCCCAGCGCACCCGCCGTGACCTGGAAGGCCGCCTGAGCAAGCTGGGCTGA
- a CDS encoding RNHCP domain-containing protein, producing the protein MSSERRFTVQGTNNAFTCGHCGASVQPLQNGSVRNHCPQCLHSKHVDVLPGDRACDCHGLMRPVGVEQSGKKGWVLLHRCQTCGFQGRNRAALDDPAQPDSWEAIVALSARSGGL; encoded by the coding sequence ATGAGCAGTGAGCGGCGCTTTACGGTGCAGGGCACGAACAACGCCTTTACCTGCGGCCACTGCGGGGCCTCAGTGCAGCCGCTGCAAAACGGCAGCGTGCGCAACCACTGCCCCCAGTGCCTGCACAGCAAGCACGTGGACGTGCTGCCCGGCGACCGCGCCTGCGACTGCCACGGCCTGATGCGCCCGGTGGGCGTGGAGCAGAGCGGCAAGAAGGGCTGGGTGCTGCTGCACCGCTGCCAGACCTGCGGCTTCCAGGGCCGCAACCGCGCCGCCCTGGATGACCCCGCGCAGCCTGACAGCTGGGAAGCGATTGTGGCGCTCAGTGCGCGGAGCGGGGGGCTATAG
- the purD gene encoding phosphoribosylamine--glycine ligase: MKVLVIGGGGRDHAIVHACVRAGHEVLCTPGNPGIAAMARVLNSPQDAASLAQLARDEGTDVVIVGPEAYLAAGVVDACAALEVPAFGPVQAASRLEGDKAWSKAFMARHGIPTAAHRSFTALDEALAHLAGGATTLPIVVKDAGLKAGKGVTIAASVAEAEAALREIFTAPDAQAVIEDFMTGQEVTILALTDGERFALTPPSQDHKTISEGDTGPMTGGMGVICPFPVDDATMAVIRQTIIEPTLRGMAAEGHPFCGVLYAGLMLTPSGPKVVEFNARFGDPEAEAVLPLLESDLAQHALDAARGQLDPSTVRFRAAASAVVILAAPGYPGEPERGIPLILPPTQAGEVIYHAGTREDAGQLRSHGGRVLAVTATAPTLNEALGRAYALAERVDFPGAQLRRDLGARIGARPEPSDV; the protein is encoded by the coding sequence ATGAAGGTGCTGGTGATTGGTGGCGGTGGCCGCGACCACGCCATCGTGCATGCCTGCGTGCGGGCCGGACACGAGGTGCTGTGCACCCCGGGCAACCCGGGGATTGCCGCCATGGCCCGGGTGCTGAACAGTCCCCAGGACGCCGCCAGCCTCGCACAGCTGGCCAGGGATGAGGGGACCGATGTGGTGATCGTGGGGCCAGAAGCCTACCTCGCTGCTGGCGTGGTGGACGCCTGCGCGGCGCTGGAGGTGCCGGCCTTCGGGCCTGTTCAGGCCGCCAGCCGCCTGGAGGGAGACAAGGCCTGGAGCAAAGCCTTCATGGCCCGCCACGGCATTCCCACAGCGGCGCACCGCAGCTTCACCGCGCTGGACGAGGCCCTGGCGCACCTCGCCGGGGGGGCCACCACCCTCCCCATCGTGGTCAAGGACGCGGGCCTGAAGGCCGGCAAGGGCGTGACCATCGCCGCGTCCGTGGCCGAGGCCGAGGCGGCCCTGCGTGAGATTTTCACGGCGCCGGACGCCCAGGCGGTCATCGAGGACTTCATGACCGGCCAGGAGGTGACCATCCTGGCGCTGACTGACGGCGAGCGCTTTGCCCTGACGCCCCCCAGCCAGGACCACAAGACCATCTCTGAGGGCGACACCGGTCCCATGACGGGCGGCATGGGCGTGATCTGCCCCTTCCCGGTGGACGACGCAACGATGGCGGTGATCCGGCAAACCATCATTGAGCCCACCCTGCGCGGCATGGCGGCCGAGGGGCACCCCTTTTGCGGCGTGCTGTATGCCGGGCTGATGCTCACGCCGTCGGGGCCGAAGGTGGTGGAATTCAATGCCCGCTTTGGCGACCCCGAGGCCGAGGCGGTGCTGCCCCTGCTGGAGAGCGACCTCGCGCAGCACGCCCTGGACGCGGCGCGGGGGCAGCTGGACCCCAGCACCGTGCGCTTCCGGGCGGCGGCGAGCGCTGTGGTGATTCTGGCGGCCCCCGGCTACCCTGGCGAGCCCGAACGCGGCATTCCCCTGATCCTGCCGCCCACCCAGGCGGGCGAGGTGATTTACCACGCGGGCACGCGCGAGGACGCCGGCCAGTTGCGCAGCCACGGGGGCCGGGTGCTGGCGGTGACCGCCACCGCCCCCACCCTGAACGAGGCGCTGGGCCGTGCGTACGCCCTGGCGGAGCGCGTGGACTTTCCGGGCGCCCAGTTGCGCCGGGACCTGGGGGCGCGTATTGGCGCCCGGCCAGAGCCCAGCGACGTTTGA
- a CDS encoding MBL fold metallo-hydrolase, whose protein sequence is MSRPQLLDLHFLQTPGVIGVFVLDTGDGLALIDTGPGSTLAQLQLGLEGLGARLADVRHLLLTHVHFDHVGAAGTVLAQVPAARAYVHERGAAHLARPARLLASAGQIYGDQMDRLWGPMQPAPPERLQALSGSEVLRLGRLEVRALATPGHASHHLAYHVGDDLFTGDVGGIRLLAAQTPRAPTPPPDIDLDAWQTSLALLEGTDAAWLHLAHFGTYRNTPEHWAGLRRTLAADAERVRTGLAAGDDLERVTANFTLALMEELRAEHPELPARFDFACPPWMSVQGLARYWQRRAARAGAQA, encoded by the coding sequence GTGAGCCGCCCCCAGCTGCTGGACCTGCATTTTCTGCAGACGCCCGGGGTGATCGGCGTGTTCGTGCTGGACACTGGCGACGGTCTGGCCCTGATAGACACCGGGCCGGGCAGCACGCTGGCCCAGTTACAGCTGGGCCTGGAGGGGCTGGGGGCTCGCCTGGCCGATGTGCGGCACCTGCTGCTGACGCACGTGCATTTTGACCATGTGGGGGCCGCCGGCACCGTGCTGGCCCAGGTGCCGGCCGCGCGGGCCTACGTGCACGAGCGGGGCGCGGCCCATCTGGCCCGCCCGGCCCGGCTGCTGGCCAGTGCCGGGCAGATTTACGGTGACCAGATGGACCGCCTGTGGGGCCCGATGCAGCCGGCGCCGCCGGAGCGCCTGCAGGCGCTTTCAGGGAGCGAAGTGCTGCGTCTGGGCCGGCTGGAGGTGCGGGCACTGGCCACCCCGGGGCACGCCTCACACCATCTGGCCTACCACGTGGGCGACGACCTGTTTACCGGCGATGTGGGCGGGATTCGCCTGCTGGCCGCCCAGACCCCACGGGCGCCCACGCCACCGCCCGACATTGACCTGGACGCGTGGCAGACCAGTCTGGCGCTGCTGGAAGGCACCGACGCCGCCTGGCTGCACCTGGCACATTTCGGCACCTACCGCAATACCCCCGAGCACTGGGCTGGCCTGCGCCGCACTCTGGCCGCCGACGCCGAACGGGTGCGCACCGGACTGGCCGCTGGCGACGACCTGGAGCGCGTCACCGCCAACTTCACCCTGGCCCTGATGGAAGAGCTGCGCGCCGAGCACCCCGAGCTGCCCGCCCGCTTTGACTTCGCCTGCCCGCCCTGGATGAGTGTGCAGGGGCTGGCCCGGTACTGGCAGCGCCGCGCAGCACGCGCCGGGGCCCAGGCATGA
- a CDS encoding peroxiredoxin produces MPLHTGDRVPDFTAQQDSGRPYAPAPGRWRVLFFFPKTATTHCQLQARRYQALAAEFQAHGVDIVGVNGDPKQEQARFRELCKLDYPLLDDRKQEITTLFGVLDDPWPDEEVRRPRRETFLVAPDGIITDHWTEVNPGQDAETVLARVRERMEAELQV; encoded by the coding sequence ATGCCTCTGCACACCGGCGACCGCGTGCCCGACTTCACGGCCCAGCAGGACAGTGGCCGACCCTACGCCCCGGCGCCCGGCCGCTGGCGCGTGCTGTTCTTCTTTCCGAAGACCGCCACCACCCATTGCCAGTTGCAGGCGCGGCGCTACCAGGCGCTCGCGGCCGAGTTCCAGGCGCATGGGGTGGACATTGTGGGCGTCAACGGTGATCCCAAGCAGGAACAGGCCAGATTCCGGGAACTGTGCAAGCTGGATTACCCGCTGCTGGATGACCGCAAACAGGAGATCACCACACTGTTTGGGGTGCTGGATGATCCCTGGCCGGATGAAGAGGTTCGCCGCCCCCGCCGGGAAACGTTCCTCGTGGCCCCAGACGGCATCATCACCGATCACTGGACCGAGGTGAATCCTGGCCAGGACGCAGAGACGGTGCTGGCCCGTGTGCGCGAACGGATGGAGGCAGAGCTGCAGGTGTAG
- a CDS encoding redox-sensing transcriptional repressor Rex — translation MAEIPTAAISRLVTYLRILEHLELQDVSRTSSNDLAERAGVSAFQVRKDLAYFGRFGTRGMGYTVPILKRELVRVLGLNRSWNVVIVGMGRLGQAIANYPGASDYQFQYVGLFDVSPGVVGQQVRGLTVGHMTDLPEFTQLNPVDMGFLAVPPERAQDAAQALVDAGVKGILNFAPTVIQPRAAERPGLQDISDEWRGVIVENVDFLAGMKRLAFYILNPHLKDAPAPEEPA, via the coding sequence GTGGCGGAGATCCCCACCGCTGCCATCAGCCGTCTGGTCACGTACCTGCGCATTCTGGAACACCTGGAACTGCAGGACGTCAGCCGCACCAGCAGCAACGACCTGGCCGAGCGAGCGGGCGTGAGTGCCTTTCAGGTCCGCAAGGATCTGGCCTATTTCGGCCGCTTCGGCACGCGTGGCATGGGCTACACCGTGCCCATTCTGAAACGCGAACTGGTGCGGGTGCTGGGCCTGAACCGCTCCTGGAACGTGGTGATTGTGGGTATGGGGCGCCTGGGGCAGGCAATTGCCAATTACCCGGGCGCCAGCGATTACCAGTTTCAGTATGTGGGGCTGTTTGACGTGAGCCCCGGGGTGGTGGGCCAGCAGGTGCGCGGCCTGACGGTCGGGCACATGACCGACCTGCCGGAGTTCACCCAGCTCAACCCCGTGGATATGGGCTTTCTGGCCGTGCCGCCCGAGCGCGCCCAGGACGCGGCGCAGGCCCTGGTGGACGCCGGGGTCAAGGGCATTCTGAACTTTGCGCCCACCGTCATTCAGCCGCGCGCCGCTGAGCGCCCGGGCTTGCAAGACATCAGTGATGAGTGGCGTGGTGTGATTGTGGAGAATGTCGACTTTCTCGCCGGTATGAAGCGCCTCGCCTTCTATATTTTAAATCCCCACCTCAAAGATGCTCCTGCTCCGGAGGAACCCGCATGA
- a CDS encoding SPOR domain-containing protein, giving the protein MSRPAQGPVRGARRWPDLMIGALVLALLGGFGSVLLRGGPAQAPQSAATAQTPAIPSAPGSAAPPATETAPAGTVTPPPQTAAAPPSPGQTPATEAAPASEAAPADTTEAPVIAAAPIGAPDPALQAAAQPPAPAGAATETGEAAQEPAQAADPAAQTPGQQSPEQAGATPRAGGAVAPAEQRVPLRSDYRISLGTFSSEDSARGAAAGVSALGYTVYPIDLGSQVVAQLGPFADEASARQALADVQRAYPSAVLYPPRGRSLSGGAAETTQPGVAAPAAPGTAPAPTRSEANVPAPAEAAPNGPVYLQVGAFDRVESAQNLVQQLRDLGYAPTVSAPEGRKVTVLVGPYTGDAVTRTEGRLSANGLDHFRVR; this is encoded by the coding sequence GTGAGCCGCCCGGCCCAGGGCCCGGTGCGGGGCGCACGCCGCTGGCCTGACCTCATGATCGGGGCGCTGGTGCTGGCGCTGCTGGGCGGCTTTGGTAGCGTGCTGCTGCGCGGCGGCCCGGCCCAGGCGCCCCAGAGCGCGGCCACCGCGCAGACCCCGGCCATTCCCAGCGCCCCGGGCAGCGCGGCGCCCCCGGCGACCGAAACCGCCCCCGCAGGAACAGTGACCCCACCACCCCAGACGGCAGCGGCGCCGCCCTCGCCAGGGCAGACCCCCGCCACCGAAGCCGCGCCGGCCAGTGAAGCTGCCCCAGCCGACACCACTGAGGCCCCGGTAATCGCCGCCGCCCCCATCGGCGCACCGGACCCGGCGCTGCAGGCCGCCGCCCAGCCGCCCGCTCCTGCAGGCGCGGCCACCGAAACGGGCGAAGCGGCCCAGGAACCGGCACAGGCCGCAGACCCGGCGGCGCAGACCCCAGGCCAGCAGAGTCCGGAGCAGGCAGGGGCCACGCCCCGCGCTGGCGGCGCCGTGGCCCCTGCCGAGCAGCGGGTGCCGCTGCGCAGCGATTACCGCATCAGCCTGGGCACCTTCAGCAGCGAGGACAGCGCCCGGGGGGCGGCGGCGGGCGTGAGTGCCCTGGGCTACACCGTCTACCCCATCGATCTGGGGTCGCAGGTGGTCGCGCAGCTGGGCCCCTTTGCCGATGAGGCCAGCGCCCGGCAGGCCCTGGCGGATGTGCAGCGCGCCTATCCTTCGGCCGTGCTGTATCCCCCGCGTGGCCGCAGTCTGAGCGGCGGCGCCGCCGAGACCACCCAGCCGGGTGTGGCCGCGCCGGCGGCCCCGGGCACTGCCCCGGCCCCCACTCGCAGCGAGGCGAATGTGCCGGCCCCCGCCGAAGCGGCCCCAAACGGCCCGGTGTACCTGCAGGTGGGCGCCTTTGACCGGGTGGAAAGTGCCCAGAACCTCGTGCAGCAGCTGCGCGACCTGGGCTATGCGCCCACCGTGAGCGCGCCCGAGGGCCGCAAGGTGACGGTGCTGGTGGGCCCCTACACCGGCGACGCCGTGACCCGCACCGAGGGCCGCCTGAGCGCCAACGGCCTCGACCACTTCCGGGTGCGCTGA